A DNA window from Schistocerca americana isolate TAMUIC-IGC-003095 chromosome 4, iqSchAmer2.1, whole genome shotgun sequence contains the following coding sequences:
- the LOC124613491 gene encoding uncharacterized protein LOC124613491, translating to MELRSIEIVTADGAAIVLKMYIDRLEEKLEDWRKALEERGMKISRTKSEYLALKDVQVRSCKIQDDELKSVCKFKYLGSFIQRDGRLESETQHRINCGWNNWRKMSGVLCDKKVSTGLKGKVYKSVVRPAMIYRAETWPITVAQERKMEVAEMRMLRWMCGVTRNDWIRNEFVRGAVKVGPTGKKIQESRLRWYGQLQRKGEEYIGNRVEDIKIEGARRRGRPKMRWKDKISGDLREKGWKKEEAWRRTIQKSNADPM from the coding sequence acatcgacagacttgaggaaaagctggaggattggaggaaggcactagaagaaagagggatgaaaattagcaggacaaagtcagaatatttagcactgaaggatgtgcaagtgaggtcttgcaagatccaagatgatgagctgaaatcggtctgcaaatttaaatacctggggtcgttCATACAGAGGGACGGAAGACTGGAAAGCGAGacacaacaccgaataaattgcggttggaacaactggaggaaaatgagtggagtgttgtgtgacaagaaggtgagcactgggttgaaagggaaagtgtacaagtcggtggtaaggcctgctatgatatacagggcagagacatggccaatcacagtagcccaggaaaggaagatggaagtggcagaaatgaggatgctgaggtggatgtgtggggtaacaaggaatgactggattagaaatgaatttgttagaggagctgtgaaagtgggacccacggggaaaaagatacaagagagcagactaaggtggtacggacagttacagagaaaaggggaagagtacatcggaaacagagttgaagatataaagattgaaggagcgagaaggagaggaagaccgaagatgaggtggaaggataagatatccggggacctaagggaaaaaggatggaagaaggaagaggcatggaggagaacgatccagaagagcaacgccgaccctatgtga